The following proteins are encoded in a genomic region of Triticum dicoccoides isolate Atlit2015 ecotype Zavitan chromosome 1B, WEW_v2.0, whole genome shotgun sequence:
- the LOC119348952 gene encoding lipoyl synthase 2, chloroplastic-like: MQSSLARPPPPPPPPSARGSAGARLLARPRPAPAVRCHGEPASSSAASGWAPPTPFTGRDPDARKPAWLRQRAAQGDKYARLRESLGELKLNTVCVEAQCPNIGECWNGGGGAGGEGDGIATATIMLLGDTCTRGCRFCAVKTSNKPPPPDALEPLKTAIAIASWGVDYVVLTSVDRDDIPDGGSGHFAETVRALKELKPTILVECLTSDFRGDLEAVASLANSGLDVYAHNIETVRSMQRIVRDPRAGYEQSLGVLKQAKACKKGMVTKSSIMLGLGETDEEIKQTMADLRAIDVDILTLGQYLQPTERHLRVREYVTPEKFDFWKEYGESLGFVYVASGPLVRSSYRAGEIFVQNFVRQKKAQLVSAS; this comes from the exons ATGCAGAGCTCGCTCGCCCGgcctccgcccccgcccccgcccccctcGGCGCGGGGCTCCGCGGGCGCGAGGCTCCTCGCCCGGCCCAGGCCGGCGCCGGCGGTGAGGTGCCACGGCGAGCCCGCGTCGTCGTCGGCGGCGTCGGGATGGGCCCCGCCGACGCCGTTCACGGGGAGGGACCCGGACGCGAGGAAGCCGGCGTGGCtgcggcagcgggcggcgcaggGGGACAAGTACGCCCGGCTCAGGGAGTCGCTCGGCGAGCTCAAGCTCAACACCGTCTGCGTCGAGGCCCAGTGCCCCAACATCGGGGAG TGCTGGAAcggaggcggcggcgccggcggggaaGGGGACGGCATCGCCACCGCGACCATCATGCTCCTCGGCGACACCTGCACCCGGGGCTGTCGGTTCTGCGCCGTCAAGACCAGTAACAAGCCCCCGCCGCCCGACGCCCTCGAGCCTCTGAAAACGGCCATCGCGATTGCAAGTTGGGG AGTGGACTATGTTGTGCTGACAAGCGTCGACAGAGATGACATCCCTGATGGTGGAAGTGGCCATTTCGCCGAAACTGTCAGGGCTCTCAAG GAGTTGAAGCCTACGATACTGGTGGAGTGTCTAACTTCAGATTTTCGAGGCGACCTGGAGGCAGTTGCGTCTCTGGCAAACTCTGGCCTAGATGTGTATGCGCACAACATCGAAACTGTGAGGAGTATGCAGAGAATAGTTAGAGATCCCCGAGCAGG ATATGAGCAGAGCTTAGGGGTTCTGAAGCAAGCAAAGGCTTGCAAAAAGGGTATGGTAACGAAGTCCTCGATCATGCTTGGTCTGGGTGAGACAGACGAGGAGATAAAACAAACCATGGCTGACTTGAGGGCCATCGACGTTGACATTCTGACCTTGGGACAATACTTACAG CCAACTGAAAGACATTTGAGAGTCAGAGAATATGTGACTCCTGAGAAGTTTGATTTCTGGAAAGAGTATGGAGAATCTTTAGGATTTGTGTATGTTGCTAGTGGACCTCTG GTCCGGTCCTCTTACCGCGCGGGGGAGATATTTGTCCAAAATTTTGTCAGACAGAAAAAGGCCCAGCTTGTATCTGCATCGTAG
- the LOC119348954 gene encoding protein PAT1 homolog 1-like — MRGLRADAGGGGGGASSSSTSTAENSRFDSGQYSFFGKAPLEGLELGGSLADDGGLDGGYGGGGFGGHDDGAYQLSPVGEEIDCMSNLSEIDDLASTFAKLNRSISGARNPGVIGDRRSISRESSLTTDWAQEAEFSNWVDHDILDSDEFQDSKQLCPQPQYLPQFGESKPLSRTSSYPLEPLQHRSSEPILGHRSPSFTSYPPPGGGGLSYPAQGLTRHSSIPSPGAGYQMGSPSSSLTGSPYNMTGLPHGLRLGRSMSYTSADLYANNLLQNEWPNQAGSHAFEHLNLQPSLLQQQLSFPGSSMSSLLFSQQQQQQQRLSLVQPLHHHNYLNMQPHLYHHHSPEIIGRFDHIPSVPSPRDKRSRSGRGKHSIRFSQQQSDTASQNVDTGGTKFRSKYMSSEEIDTILRMQHSGSHSSDPYVDDYYHQACIAKRSVNSQKKVNFSPMSIKDSHSKSRSGGDQHSYLKVDSLGRVSFSSIRRPRPLLEVDIPASGDGHKSSTRPLEKEPMLAARITVEDGICLLLDVNDIDRVLQSSQAQDSSFQLRRRRQVLLEGLATSLELVDPFGPNKPGNSSGLAPTDDLIFLRIVSLPKGRKLLARYLRLLAPGSELTRIVCMAIFRHLRSLFGGLPSDSGAAETTVSLAKTVSSCVHHMELSALSACLAAVVCSSQQPPLRPLGSSAGDGAALIIKSVLDRATELLADPHSAANYSRSTRSLWQASFDAFFGLLTKYCDSKYGSILQRFSMQGSNSMAGPEASKAVSREMPVELLRASLPHTSEEQRQMLLDFARKSMPVIGYNHSGASGGHSTTSEPVPG; from the exons ATGAGGGGCCTCCGGGCggacgccggcggcggcggcggtggcgcctcctcctcgtcgacttCCACCGCAG AGAACTCGCGCTTCGACTCGGGGCAGTATTCCTTCTTCGGCAAGGCGCCgctggaggggctggagctcggcgGCAGCCTGGCGGATGACGGGGGCCTGgacggcggctatggcggcggcggcttcggtggGCACGACGATGGGGCTTACCAGCTGTCTCCTGTGGGGGAAGAG ATTGATTGCATGAGTAACTTGTCTGAAATTGATGATCTTGCAAGCACGTTCGCAAAG TTGAACCGAAGTATTAGTGGAGCAAGGAATCCTGGTGTTATTGGTGATAGACGATCAATTTCCAGGGAAA GTTCTTTGACTACCGACTGGGCCCAGGAAGCAGAGTTCTCGAATTGGGTGGATCATGATATACTGGACAGCGACGAATTTCAAGACAGCAAACAATTGTGTCCTCAGCCACAGTATTTGCCTCAGTTCGGAGAGTCAAAACCATTGAGCCGAACATCATCCTATCCCCTGGAGCCACTACAACACCGCTCCAGTGAACCTATTCTGGGACATAGATCTCCTTCATTTACATCCTATCCTCCACCAGGTGGTGGTGGATTATCTTATCCTGCACAAGGTCTTACGCGGCACTCGAGCATTCCATCACCTGGTGCTGGTTACCAAATGGGTTCTCCAAGTTCGTCACTTACTGGTTCTCCATATAACATGACTGGTCTACCTCATGGACTGCGGTTGGGGCGAAGCATGTCTTACACTTCTGCAGATCTATACGCGAACAACTTGCTGCAAAACGAATGGCCAAATCAAGCTGGTTCGCATGCTTTTGAGCATCTTAATCTACAGCCCAGTTTATTGCAGCAACAACTATCTTTTCCGGGCAGTTCAATGTCTTCGTTGCTATTTtctcagcagcaacagcagcagcagaggTTGTCACTAGTTCAACCGCTTCATCATCACAATTACCTAAACATGCAGcctcacttgtatcaccatcattCCCCAGAGATAATAGGCAGGTTTGATCATATTCCTAGTGTGCCTTCACCAAGGGACAAGAGATCAAGGTCAGGAAGAGGAAAACACAGTATACGCTTTTCTCAACAACAATCTGATACAGCTAGCCAGAATGTTGACACTGGAGGAACAAAATTCAGATCAAAGTATATGTCATCTGAAGAGATTGATACTATTTTAAGAATGCAGCACTCTGGCAGTCACAGCAGTGATCCTTACGTCGATGACTACTACCACCAAGCTTGTATAGCCAAAAGATCCGTCAATTCTCAGAAGAAGGTGAATTTCTCCCCCATGTCAATAAAAGACTCCCACTCAAAGTCTAGGTCTGGTGGTGATCAGCATTCATACCTGAAGGTTGATTCTCTTGGAAGAGTGTCATTCTCTTCCATACGTAGGCCTCGCCCTCTTCTTGAAGTTGATATTCCTGCATCTGGTGATGGTCACAAGTCATCTACGAGGCCACTGGAGAAAGAGCCAATGCTGGCAGCCAGAATTACCGTTGAGGATGGTATATGTCTTCTTCTAGATGTAAATGACATTGACCGTGTGTTACAGTCTAGCCAGGCACAGGACAGCAGCTTCCAACTGAGGCGAAGGCGACAGGTCCTCCTTGAAGGCTTAGCTACATCACTTGAGCTTGTCGACCCTTTTGGCCCCAACAAACCTGGCAATTCATCTGGATTGGCCCCGACGGATGACCTTATTTTTCTCCGCATTGTTTCTCTCCCTAAAGGACGCAAGCTCTTGGCACGGTATCTCCGACTTCTTGCCCCTGGAAGTGAGCTAACCCGCATAGTTTGCATGGCTATCTTTCGGCATCTTAGGAGCTTGTTTGGGGGTTTGCCATCAGATTCTGGTGCTGCAGAAACAACAGTTAGTCTTGCCAAGACCGTGTCCTCCTGCGTGCATCACATGGAGCTCAGTGCCCTCAGCGCCTGCCTCGCAGCTGTTGTCTGCTCGTCGCAGCAGCCACCTCTCCgccctcttggcagctctgctggTGATGGTGCTGCTCTAATCATCAAATCAGTACTGGACAGAGCAACTGAGCTACTGGCCGATCCCCATTCTGCAGCCAACTACAGCAGGTCAACCCGTTCGCTTTGGCAGGCGTCATTCGATGCCTTCTTTGGGCTTCTGACAAAATACTGCGACAGCAAGTATGGGAGCATTCTGCAGAGGTTCAGCATGCAGGGATCCAACTCAATGGCTGGACCTGAAGCCTCGAAGGCCGTCAGCAGGGAGATGCCCGTCGAGCTACTGCGTGCaagccttccgcacaccagcgaagAACAACGCCAGATGCTTCTTGACTTTGCTCGGAAATCCATGCCTGTGATCGGCTACAACCACTCGGGCGCTAGCGGCGGGCATTCTACTACTTCCGAACCTGTTCCCGGTTAA